The Streptomyces puniciscabiei genomic interval AAGTGCCGGCGGTTGCGCGTGGAGCGGGTGACCGACACGTCGGACAGCGGCTCGGCGCGCTCCAGCAGTTCGCCCAGCAGCGGATGGCGCAGCCTGTCCCGGGCGAAGGGGATGAAGTCCTCGTTCGCGGCGCCGGGTTCGCCGCCCCGGGTGCCCTGCAGGGTGACGATCCAGCGGCCGTCCTCGATGGGGAGGAGGAAGCCGGAGCGGCCGGGACCGTCGCCGTGCGGATCGAGCTGCAGGTTGACCACCGGGAAGCCCTCCCGGGCCGCCTCGGGGGCGAGGAAGAGCCGGCTCGCGTAGACCAGGCCCGGGTCGACCTCACGGATCCGCGGCGCGGGCAGCCCCAGGTCCGCGAGCCAGTGCGGGGCCCGGGAGCCGCGCCCGGTGGCGTCGACCACGAGGCCGGCCGCAAGGGTGCGCTCGGCGCCGTCCCGCGTCCGGATCCGTACGCCGGTGACGGCCGCGTCGCTGCCGGTGAGGCCGAGCGCCTCGGTGCCGTCGAGAAGGTCGATCCGTTCGTCGGCGAGGACCTGCGCGCGGATGGTGGCGTCCAGCAGGTCCCGGCCGGCCAGGATCACATGGTGGGACTCGGGCCAGCGCCGGAACCAGCCCTGCGCGGAGAGGGCGACCACGCCGGTCGTGAAGGGATGCCGGCGGCCCCCGGCGGCCGTGAGCGCGTCGGTGATGCCCGGCAGCAGCTCCTCCACGGCCCGTACCCCGCCCGACCACAGCATGTGGGCGTGCCGGGCCTGCGGCAGACCCTTGCGGGGCTCGGGGCCCTCGGGCAGGGTGTCGCGTTCGACGACGACGACCCGGTCGGCGGACTCGGCGAGGGCGCGCGCCGCGAGCATGCCGGTGTGGGATCCCCCCAGCACGACGGCGGTTCTGGCGGGGGAGGGGGGTTCACTCATGCGCGCGCACGCTCTCTGCGGGGGCGGCCGCGCGGGCGCGTACCGCCGTGATCTCGTCGGGGTGGCGGAGGGCCTGGGACACGGCCTGGATCTCCTGGAGGAGGTACGTGGTGTCCGGGCCGGAGGGAGAGCCGGCGGCCTCGGCCTGCGGCGGCCGCTCGCCGCCGGCCGCGTCCAGCAGGGCGACGGCGGCGGCGACGGCCCTGGCCCGGCCCGGCTCGAAGCCGAGGGCGAGGGCGGCCTGGTGGGACCGTTCGCGCAGGTCCTCGTCCAGGTGCCGGGAGAGTTGCAGCAGGGCGTCGCGGATGAAGGTCTCGCGGCGGATCAGGCGCAGTTCGGCGGGGGCGTGCGGGGCGAAGGGCTCGCGTTCGCCGGTGACGGTCCGCATCAGCCGGTAGAGCGGGCCGAGCGCGCGGTGGCGCAGCCGGACGTGCCAGCGCTCGTGCAGATACTGGCCGACGTGCGGGACGATGAAGCCCACCGCGACCAGGGTGGCGGAGACGCACGCGCCGGCCGGCGCCACATTGGTGCTCAGCCAGTCCAGGTCGTGGCCGGTCCAGCGGGCCACGACGGCGGTGAGCTTGGCCGCGTCGAAGAACAGGTTCGTGGCGTAGCCGACGCCCAGCAGCCTGAGCCCCCAGCGCAGCCAGGCGTCGAGGCCGTCGGTGCGGATCCAGTTCCAGATCAGCCGGGCCGTGATCGAGCAGGCCACGGTGTGCGCGACGAGGTAGAGCAGGATCTCCTCGCGCATGAAGGGAGTGGTGGCGTAGTACGTGTCCAGGTCCCGCAGCCGCTCCACGGGCACGTCCGCGAGGGCGAAGAGCACCCACAGGGCGACGACCACGCCCGCGTAGACGGCCACCACCCAGCGGGTCACCCGGCGGGTCTGGGCCGAGTCGGAGCGGCCGTTGCGCCAGGCGATGATCAGCAGCAGCCAGGACGCGCAGAGCGCGGTCAGCAGGGAGTACACCAAGGGCGCGGAGATGTTCGGCACCCCGGTGACCCGGTTGGTCCAGGCGATGGTCCGCGGGGCCGCGAAGACGAACACCGCACAGGCGAACAGCAGCAGACCGCCGACGGCACGCAGCATCGGGTCCCGCCACATCTTGATGATGCTGGGCAGCTTGATCGCCAGCGCGGCGGTCAGGACGGCCGTGGGGATCCAGAAGGAGATGGAGACCTCGTCGAGCATCCCCGAGAGGCCGAGCGCCGAGTTCACCGAGCCCTTCCCTCTTTTCTTGACGCCCGGTTCCCTTCGTCGCGTCCGCGATAACCGAGGGTCCGCTGCACCGGGCTGAGTGACCGGTGCACCGGGCCGGGGGAGGTGCCGGAGCCGGTGAGGTGGGGGCGGAACAGGGCGGCCAGGCGGTGCCCGAAGTCGTCCGCCTCGGCCTCGTCGGCCTCCCGGGAGCCGTTGCGGGCGGCCACCGTGAGGGGAAGGTCCCGCCAGCCGGGTGCGTCGGCGAGCGCGCGGGCCGCCGCGTCGCCGGCCAGGTGGGGATGGCGGTGCCCGGTGTGCAGATGCCACAACTCATGGCCCAGGATCACCAGTTGCTGCACGGCCTCGGCTCGCTCCTCCACGATCACCAGGTCGAAGTCGGCGAACTCCAGCCACAGCCCGGTGACCTCGATCTCGTCCGGGATGCGCTCGAAGCGCACCTCGATGGGCCGTCCGCCGCGCAGTCCGCTCATCTCCTCGCACAGTGCCCGGCACAACGCCCGTACGTCGTCGGGTGTTTCGGGCCGGGCGCGGACGGCGGCGGCGAGGCCGCCGGCCAGCGTCCGCTTCGCGGCGCCCGGGCGGGAGCGGCGAAGCCGTGCGGCCAGGCGTGCCGCCCGCTCACGCGCGCCCGCGATGCCCATCGACTCCCCCTTCCGCTGGACAGAGCCTACGCGGCTGGGCGTGTCCCCGTCATGGGATGCGGCGACCGTGGTCCAAGAGAAAACCATCTATGAGCTCGTGTCCCACCCATTGACGCGGAAGCGCTTCGAATCTACGGTCCCGTTCGAAGTTGCGAGCATTATCCGGTATACCGAACAAGTGAGTTGAGCGACAGGAGAGGATCCGCGTGGGCACTACGACGCGAACGGCGACGGCACCCCGGAGCTGGGCCTGAACGAGCTGGGCCGGCGTGCCGACTGGCCGGTTGTGAAGTGATTCGAAAGGACCCCATGAGCAAGAGCACCGCGCGTTTCACCCTCGACCCGGCTTTCACCGTCGGCCAGGTCAACGCCCGTATCTTCGGCTCCTTCGTGGAACACCTCGGCCGCTGCGTCTACACGGGCATCTACGAACCCGGGCACCCCTCGGCGGACGAAGCCGGACTGCGGACCGACGTTCTGGAGTTGGTCCGCGAACTCGGTGTCACCGCGATCCGCTACCCCGGCGGCAACTTCGTCTCCGGCTACAAGTGGGAGGACTCGGTGGGCCCCGTCGAGGACCGCCCCCGCCGCCTGGACCTCGCCTGGCACTCCACCGAGACGAACCGCTTCGGTCTGTCGGAGTTCATCGCGTTCCTCAAGAAGCTCGGCCCCGAAACCGAGCCGATGATGGCGGTGAACCTCGGCACCCGCGGCGTCGCCGAGGCCCTCGAACTCCAGGAGTACGCCAACCACCCCTCCGGCACCGCCCTCTCCGACCTCCGCGTGGCCCACGGCGACAAGGAGCCCTTCGGGATCAGGCTGTGGTGCCTGGGCAACGAGATGGACGGGCCCTGGCAGACCGGGCACAAGACGGCGCAGGAGTACGGCCGGCTGGCCGCCGAGACCGCCCGGGCCATGCGCCAGGCCGACCCCGCCGTCGAACTGGTCGCCTGCGGTTCCTCCAGCCAGGCCATGCCCACCTTCGCCGAGTGGGAGGCGACCGTCCTGCAGGAGACGTACGACCTGGTCGACCACATCTCCCTGCACGCCTACTACGAGCCCACGGACGGCGACGTCGACTCCTTCCTCGCCTCGGCCGTCGACATGGAGTCCTTCATCGAGAACGTGGTCGCCACCGCCGACCACATCGGCGCGAAGCTCAAGTCCAGCAAGCGGATCAACCTCTCCTTCGACGAGTGGAACGTCTGGTACCTCTCGAAGTGGGAGGAGCACGCGAAGACCTTCGAGCAGACGGACTGGCCCGAGGCGCCCCGCCTCCTGGAGGACAACTACAGCGTCACGGACGCCGTCGTCCTCGGCTCGCTCCTCATCGCCCTGCTCCGGCACGCCGACCGGGTCACCGTCGCCTGCCTCGCCCAGCTGGTCAACGTGATCGCCCCGATCATGACCGAGCCGGGCGGCCCGGCCTGGCGGCAGACCACGTTCTTCCCGTTCGCGCAGGCGTCGAAGTACGGCCGGGGCGAGGTGCTCGACGTGCGCGTGGACTCGCCGACGTACGAGACGAAGAAGTACGGCGAGACGGACCTGCTGCACGCCACGGCCGTCCGCGCGGCCGACGGCACGGTCACGGTGTTCGCCGTCAACCGCAGCCGCACGGACGCCCTGCCGCTCGAAGTCGCCCTCGGCCGGCTGGGGGTGACGACCGTCACCGAGCACAGCGCGCTCGCGGACGCCGACCCCGACGCCCGCAACACCCGCGCCGAGCCCGAGCGGGTCGTCCCGCACCCGGTCGAGGGCACCGCCCTTCAGGACGGCACGCTCACCGCCGTACTGGAGCCGCTGTCCTGGAACGTGATCAGGCTCGCGTGATCAGACCGGCGTGACCGGCAGCCCGCCGCTCGCCCTGCCGAGCAGCGTCAGGCTCACCCGGCCCGGCCCCGACAGCGTGGTGAACTCCGAGAGGACCGCCAGCGCGAGGGTGTTGGTGCCCCGGGTGCGCAGGACGCCGTTCGGCAGGACGAAGGTGTGCTGCGGGCCCACGTTGTTGATGTACTGGCCCATGTTCCAGCCGTTGAGGAAGATCTGCGCGCGGTAGGCCCGGTACGGATCGTCCTCCAGGGTCAGGCCGACCGAGGCGTCGACGTCGGCCGGGACCGAGAGGCGGAAGCTGGTCCGGTACCAGGTCACGCCCTGGTACCGGGCGGTGCGCGGGAAGCTCACCGGCTCCCAGTCCTGGTCCCGGAACCCGGGCAGATGCCAGCCCTGCCGCTCGCCGTACAGGCCGCCGTTGTTCATCGGGCCGCGCACGGGGTCGGGGGCCGCCGCGCCCTGGATCCGCCACCTGACCTCCGGCGAGGCGCCCTTGAAGGCGGCAGCCGTCAGCCCACGGGCCACCTTGTGGGTGTCGAGCCCCTTGCCGTCCTCGTCGCGTTGCATGCGCCGGACGAGGACCGACAGCACATGCCGGCCGGGGGAGCGCAGGGAGTCACGGATCGGGAAGACGGCCGTGTCCGCCCAACTGCCCTTCCGGACGGTCGTGTCCTTGTCCGGCACCGGCATCCGGTGGGTGCCCAGCGGCTCGCCGTCCAGCCAGGCCATCAGCAGGCCCTGCGTGCCGGTGCTGTAGGCGAGGGAGATCTCCTCCAGGCCGGTCGAGCCGGTGAAGGAGCCGCGGTACCAGACGTCCCCGTAGTGGAAGCCGTAGTCGTCGGCGAAGAGGACCGGCTGACCCTCGGGGACCGGCGTGGTGCTGAACGTCGTCCTCTTGTCCGCGACCGTCCAGTCCGAGTCGTCGAAACCGGGCCCGGCCTCCGGGTTCTCCCTGCGCATCCGCCAGCCGCCCAGCTCGGGCAGCCGCACCTCGGGGGCGGCCGGCAGCAGGCCGGTGGTCATCAGGCTGCCGGACAGGGTGACCCGGGTGGGCAGGGTACGGCCGTTCCACACCAGGGTGTCGATCCCGCGCGGCCCCCACACCTCGATGGTCGTCGTCTCGGTGACGTCACCGGTCAGGTGGACCTCGGATCCGCGCAGCTCGGCCTGGCGCAGCAGCGCCGGGCCGTACACCAGCACGGTTCCGGACGGGGTGTCGTACGGGAACATGCGGACGGCGGTGGCGTCGTCGGCGAAGAGCAGCACCAGCGGGGTCTCGGTCTCGCCCTTCTCCACCAGCACCCGGGTCAGCCCGCCCTCGCCGAGCGGGACGTTCACATGCAGGTCGTCGTCGTTGTCGAAGACCCAGGCGGCCTCGGGGTCCAGCCGCATGACGTTCGGCTCCACCGGGCACTTCAGCACCAGCTCGGCCATGTCACCCAGGCGTCCCGAGAACAGGGCGACGTCCTGCCGGCCGGCCGTCAGGCACAGCATGGGTTCGGCGGTGGAGTACTTCAGCGTCCGCCTGCCCAGCTTCAGCCCGGTCGTGAGCAGCCGGGCGTCCTTGCCGGGCACCGTGATGCGCACCCGGCCCGCGTCGGTCGGCAGCTCGGTGGTGACCGCGTCCGTGCCGTCGTTGCGGGCGACGTAGACATGGGCGCCGGTGTCCGGGTTGGTCAGGTGGTAGACCTTCAGGCCCTCGGCGTGCACGTCCGCCGCCCGGTCCAGCTTGGCGAAGTCGGGCACGCGCTGGAGCAGATGGCCGAGCTGGTGCATCGGCGCGATCTTGTCCGTGACGTTCCGCGCCTCGTCGATGGCGGCGCCGTAGTCGTACGACGTGTACACGACCGGCGCGGGCAGCCAGCCCCAGGAGGTGCCGCCGAAGGTCATGTAGACGTTGTGCAGGGTGAGCCCGTTGGCCAGGTTGGTCAGGTAGAACCGGCGCTCATAGGCGGCGTCCCGGGTCCGCCGGGACTCGGCGTACCCCTTGCCGTCGAAGAAGGCACCGCCCCACGGGTCGAACCAGCCGCCGCCGAACTCCGGCACGAACCCGGGCGTGGACGGCGAGGCGCCGGCCCCGCCCGTCGGGCCGCCGGGACCGTAGTGCCCCCAGTCGGGCGGCGTGTGCGCGGGCGACGGATAGCCGTCGAAGCCGTACAGCCAGCCGCCCTTCTCCCCGCCGGTGTCGAAGGACCCGGGCACCCAGTACCCGTTCCTGCCCTTGTCGTTGTGGAACAGCGGGACGTCGATGCCGTCCGCCCGCACCTTCTTGTACAGGTGGGACATGTAGGCCCGGCCGGTGGCGTCGCCGGCGTGGGCGTCGTACTCGTTCTCGATCTGGTACAGCAGGACCGTGCCGCTGCCCTGGGTGAACAGGTGCCGGCGGGCGATCCGGTTCACCTGGGTCAGCCACTCGTCGACATGCCCCAGGTACGTCGGGTCGTCGGTGCGGGCCGTGCCCTTCGTCGCCGTCAGCCAGCCGGGGAAGCCGCCGCCGTCCACCTCGGCGTTGATGTACGGGCCGGGCCGCAGGATGACGTACAGGCCGGTCTCGGCGGCCGTGCGCAGGAACAGGTCCAGGTCCCGGACGCCGGTGAAGTCGTAGGAGCCCGGAGCGGGGGAGTGGTAGTTCCAGGCCACGTAGATGCTCACGGCGTTGTACCCGTGGGCCCGCATCTTCTGCAGCACGTCCCGCCACAGGGAGGGGCTCGGCAGCCGGAAGGGGTGCATCTCGCCGGACCACAGCACCAGCCGCCGGCCGTCCACCAGCAGCGAGTACTGGTCGTAGCCGATGGTGTGCCGGCAGCCGTCGGCGCTCGGCGGGGCGGGTGCCGGGCCGGTCGGCACACTGCGCGCCGCGTACGCCGAGGGCGCCCCGGGCCCGCCGCTGCCGCCCAGGGCGAGCCCGAGCGCGGTCGAGCCCGCCAGGGCACTGAAGGTACGTCTGCTGAGCGCCAAGGTGGATCCTCCCGGGCGATCTTACGGGGCGCGGGTGCAGGCCATTCTCCACGCGGCGACGCCCCACAATGGACCCATGAGGATCTCGGCTCGGGCGGACTACGCGGTACGGGCGGTACTGGAGCTGGCCGTACGGCAGAGTAACGGCCCGGTGAAGGCGGAGGAAATCGCCACCGCGCAGGGCATCCCGCACAAGTTCCTGGAAGGGATCCTGGGCGACCTGAGGCGGGGCGGGATCGTCGACAGCAGGCGTGGCGGAGGCGGCGGCTACCGGCTGGCGCGGGACGCGGCCGAGGTCACGGTCGCCGATGTGATCCGCGCGGTGGACGGCCCGATCGTCTCGGTCCGCGGGGAACGCCCGACGGGCCTCGCCTACAGCGGCAGCGCCGAGCCCCTGCTGCCGCTGTGGATCGCGCTGCGCGCGAACGTCCGCCGGATCCTGGAGGGTGTCACGCTCGCCGACCTCGCGGCGGACGCGCTGCCGGAGCCCGTGCGGGCGCTGGCGGCGGAACCGGCGGCCTGGGAGAACCCGTAGGGCGTGGGGTGTGAACGGTCGGTTGTGAATGGCCGGAGTTGAACCTCCCGGTGGTGACCGGCGCTTCCTACGATGCGGAGCGCTTCACAGGTTCCACACAGACCCCCCACACACTCGACCACGGGAGAAACCATGGCTGGTGGACTCCTCCTGAGCGGTGCCGTAGCCGCTCTCCTCACCACCGCGCTACCCGCTCAGTCCTCGTCACCGGTGTTCGACAACCCGCCCCCGGACAAGATCGTCATCGACGTCGCCACGGTGAACGGCTCCGGCTGTCCGGCAGGTACGGCCGCCGTCGCCGTCTCCCCGGACAACACGGCCTTCACGGTGACCTACAGCAGCTATCTCGCCCAGGCCGGCGGTGCCTCCGACCCGACCGACTTCCGCAAGAACTGCCAGCTCAACCTGGTGGTTCACGTCCCCCAGGGCTTCACCTACGCGGTAGCCAGCGCCGACTACCGCGGTTTCCTGTCGCTCCAGCCCGGCGCGAGCGCCACCCAGAAGGCCTCGTACTACTTCCAGGGCTCCTCGCAGACCGTGCCCAGATCCCACCCCTTCAACGGCCCCTACAACGACGACTGGCAGGCCACCGACAGCACGGACTGGGCGCAACTGGTCTGGGCGCCGTGCGGGGTGCTGCGCAACTTCAACATCAACACCGAGCTGCGGGTGAACGCGGGGACCCAGACCCCGGGCAAGGTCAGCTTCATGACCATGGACTCCACCGACGGCGACATCAGCACGGTGTACCACCTGGCGTGGAAGCAGTGCCCGAGCGCATAGGCGCGCCGACGCCACGCCGGTCACTCTGAGTACCTAGTGGCCGCGGGCAGTCCTCGCCGGTGAGCGGTCATCCATGGGTTGACCCGCAGAATCGTTCGACAGGGGGTGATGCGCACAGGGGGCGCGCGAGGGGCGCAGTCCGCGCCGGTCCATTGCCCTCGCGCGCCGCCTGAAGCGATCACTCAACGTGAGCGTGGCTCTGCTACTTCTGTGCACGCAGCGTGACGGCAGGACGCCGGGTCGTCCCGCTCCCACGTGCCATGCCAACGAGGAAGACGAGGTAGAGCCATGCCCCTCGACACAGTGACCGCACAGGCGGCGGGCCCGGAGTCCGAGCAGCAGCAGCGCGAGCAGCAGAGCCTCAGCACCGCGGCGGCGCGTAATCTCGCCACCACCACCAAGTCCGAACCCCAGATGCAGGGCATCAGCTCCCGCTGGGCCACCCGCATCCTGCCCTGGGTGAACGTGCCCGGCGCGACCTACCGGGTCAACCGCCGCCTCTCCTACACGCTCGGCGACGGTCGCGTGACCTTCGTGAAGAACGGCTCCAAGGTCCAGGTGGTCCCCGCCGAACTGGGCGAACTGCCGCTGCTGCGCGGTTTCACCGACAAGGACGCGCTCGGCGCGCTGGCCGACAAGTTCGTGCAGAAGGAGTTCGCCCCCGGCCAGGTCATCGTGCAGGAGGGCCGCAAGGCCGACCACGTGTACCTGATCGCGCACGGCAAGGTCGAGAAGATCAGCGAGGGCCCGTACGACGCCGAGGCCACGATCGGTCTGATGGCCGACGGGGACGCCTTCGGCGGCCAGGTGCTCGCCGGCGGTACCCGGAAGTGGGACTTCACGGCCCGTGCCATGACCGCCACGACCGTACTCGCGCTGCCGCTGACGGCGTACAAGGCGGTCGCCGACCGGCACGAGAAGCTGCGCCGGCACGTGCAGTCCATCAGCACCGACGGCGACCGCCGGCTGAACCGGTCCGGCGAGGCCGACATCCTGCTGAAGGCGGGTCACCACGGCGAGGAGACGCTGCACCAGACCTTCGTCGACTACGAACTCGAGCCGCGCGAGTACGAGTTGAGCGTGGCGCAGACCGTGCTCCGGGTGCACAGCCGGGTCGCCGACCTCTACAACGAGCCGATGAACCAGACGCAGCAGCAGCTGCGGCTGACCATCGAGGCCCTGCGTGAGCGGCAGGAGCACGAGCTGATCAACAACGCGGAGTTCGGCCTGCTCAACAACGCCGACTTCGACCAGCGGATCTCCACCTACTCGGGGCCGCCGACCCCGGACGACATGGACGAGCTGCTCAGCATGCGGCGCAAGACGCGCTGTTTCCTCGCCCACCCGAAGGCCATCGCCGCGTTCGGCCGCCAGTGCAACAAGCGGGGCCTCTACTTCGGCAGCGTCGACCTCAACGGCAACCAGATCCCCGCCTGGCGCGGCGTGCCCCTCCTGCCGTGCGGCAAGATCCCGATCAGCGACCAGGGCACGACCTCGATCATCGCCATGCGCACCGGCGAGGACGACCAGGGCGTCATCGGCCTTCACCAGACCGGCATCCCGGACGAGGTCGAGCCCGGCCTGAACGTCCGCTTCATGGGCATCAACGAGCAGGCGGTCATCTCCTACCTCGTCAGCACCTACTACTCGGCGGCCGTCCTGGTGCCCGACGCCCTCGGCATCCTGGAGAACGTCGAGATCGCCCGCACCAACGGGAGCTGACGGCGGTGTCGTCGATCTCCCGGGTCACGGCACCGACCGCGGCCCACACCATCGCGGGCCCGGTACAGGCTCTGCGGTCGGCCGGGGCGTCACCGCCGACGGGACCGCCACCGCCGGCCCGCACACCGTCCGCCGGGCCGGGAGCCGGCCCGGGGCGCCTGACTTCGGGCCGCCCGACGGGGCTCGGCTCATCGGCCGCCCACCCGGCCTTCGAAGCGGCGGCCACCGCAGGGGACCCGGCGCCGGTCGCCGGCACTTCGCCGACGTCCGAGTCCGAGACCGAGGCCGCGTCCGCGAACGCCGCCTGACACTGCGAACGCCGCCTGACCCCACGCGTTCCGCGCACCCCTGACCCCCGTCCCCCGTGAGGAACCCCATGTCCAAGATCTCCACCCAGATGGAAAGCATCGCCATGGGCGACGTCCTGCGCACCGACTACCAGAAGTCGGTCGCGGAGTACTGGAACAAGGAGAAGGACCCCGTCAACATCAAGCTCGGCGAGGTCGACGGCCTCTACCACCACCACTACGGCCTCGGCGAGTGGGACCCCTCGGTCCTCGCCGGTCCGCCGGAGAACCGTGACCAGCGCATCATCGAGGAACTGCACCGCCTGGAGACTGCCCAGGCCGACATCCTCCTCGACCACCTCGGCGACATCACCCCCGACGACCACCTCCTGGACGCCGGCTCCGGCCGAGGCGGCACCAGCTTCATGGCCAACGCGCGCTTCGGCTGCCACGTCGACGGCGTCAGCATCTCCGAGCAGCAGGTCGACTTCGCCAACGACCAGGCGAAGCAGCGCGGGGTGATGGGCAAGGTCCGCTTCCACTTCCGCAACATGCTCGACACCCGTCTGCCGACCGGATCACGGCGCGCGATCTGGACCAACGAGACGACGATGTACGTCGACCTGTTCGAGCTCTTCGCCGAGTTCTCGCGCCTGCTGGAGTACGGCGGACGCTACGTCTGCATCACCGGCTGCTCCAACGACGTCACCGGCATGCGATCCAAGGCGGTCAGCAGGATCGACGAGCACTACACCTGCAACATCCACCCGCGCAGCGAGTACTTCAGGGCACTGGCGGCGAACAACCTGGTGCCGATGCAGGTGGTGGACCTGACCCCCGACACGATCCCCTACTGGGAACTGCGCGCCAAGTCGTCCGTGGCCACCGGCATCGAGGACTCCTTCCTCACCGCCTACAAGGAGGGCAGCTTCCACTACCTCCTCATCACAGCCGACCGCATCTGAAACCAGGGCGCATGGGTGGTGCCGTACGCGCGGGACCTGCGACACCGCGCCCGGCCCGGGAGAAGACATTGAGAGCACATTGCCTTTGGGGCAAGGCCGTTGTCATCGGCGGCAGCTATGCGGGACTCGTGACCGCACGCGTACTGGCCGACTTCTTCCGCGAGGTCGTCCTGGTGGAACGGGACGCCGTCGACGAGGACACCGGCGCTCATCCGGGTGCTCCGCACGGCTACCAGGGGCACGCGATGCTGGCCAGGGGCGGGCAGATCCTGGAGCGGCTGTTCCCGGGACTGCGGGAGGAACTGAGAGAAGCGGGAGCGCCGGTATTCGACTACGGAGAGGGCATCGACTTCCTGCTGCCCGTCGGACTCGCGCCACGGCAGCGTACGGGCATCCCGGTGCAGAGCTTCACCCGCGACGAACTGGAACGCCGCCTGCGCCGCAAGGTGCTCGCACTTCCCCAGGTCACGCTGCTGCCGTCCACCCAGTGCACGGGCCTGACCAGGGACTTCGCGGGCCGGGTGAACGGCGTGACCTGCCAGTCGCAGAGCGCGAAGCCCTTCCGGCTGGCCGCCGACCTGGTCATCGACGCCTCCGGACGGTCCAGTTCCCTGGTGGACTGGCTGAACGAGCTGGGGATCGGCGTGCCGCCCAGGCGGACCGTGAAGGCGAAGGTCACC includes:
- a CDS encoding FAD-dependent oxidoreductase; amino-acid sequence: MSEPPSPARTAVVLGGSHTGMLAARALAESADRVVVVERDTLPEGPEPRKGLPQARHAHMLWSGGVRAVEELLPGITDALTAAGGRRHPFTTGVVALSAQGWFRRWPESHHVILAGRDLLDATIRAQVLADERIDLLDGTEALGLTGSDAAVTGVRIRTRDGAERTLAAGLVVDATGRGSRAPHWLADLGLPAPRIREVDPGLVYASRLFLAPEAAREGFPVVNLQLDPHGDGPGRSGFLLPIEDGRWIVTLQGTRGGEPGAANEDFIPFARDRLRHPLLGELLERAEPLSDVSVTRSTRNRRHFYERMPAWPENFAVLGDALAVFNPVYGHGLAVAAQSAVRLRAVIRRHGWGTPGLARRVQRAVARPVRAAWDLALGQDVFHPGATASGPTVRDRLVSAYVGRLMYTATGNGRIARRVTDVTSLERGAHVLLTPSVLLAAAVGPLQPPLAGPPLTAEERKAAGLV
- a CDS encoding alpha-N-arabinofuranosidase, whose protein sequence is MSKSTARFTLDPAFTVGQVNARIFGSFVEHLGRCVYTGIYEPGHPSADEAGLRTDVLELVRELGVTAIRYPGGNFVSGYKWEDSVGPVEDRPRRLDLAWHSTETNRFGLSEFIAFLKKLGPETEPMMAVNLGTRGVAEALELQEYANHPSGTALSDLRVAHGDKEPFGIRLWCLGNEMDGPWQTGHKTAQEYGRLAAETARAMRQADPAVELVACGSSSQAMPTFAEWEATVLQETYDLVDHISLHAYYEPTDGDVDSFLASAVDMESFIENVVATADHIGAKLKSSKRINLSFDEWNVWYLSKWEEHAKTFEQTDWPEAPRLLEDNYSVTDAVVLGSLLIALLRHADRVTVACLAQLVNVIAPIMTEPGGPAWRQTTFFPFAQASKYGRGEVLDVRVDSPTYETKKYGETDLLHATAVRAADGTVTVFAVNRSRTDALPLEVALGRLGVTTVTEHSALADADPDARNTRAEPERVVPHPVEGTALQDGTLTAVLEPLSWNVIRLA
- a CDS encoding RrF2 family transcriptional regulator, whose amino-acid sequence is MRISARADYAVRAVLELAVRQSNGPVKAEEIATAQGIPHKFLEGILGDLRRGGIVDSRRGGGGGYRLARDAAEVTVADVIRAVDGPIVSVRGERPTGLAYSGSAEPLLPLWIALRANVRRILEGVTLADLAADALPEPVRALAAEPAAWENP
- a CDS encoding glycoside hydrolase family 35 protein; the protein is MALSRRTFSALAGSTALGLALGGSGGPGAPSAYAARSVPTGPAPAPPSADGCRHTIGYDQYSLLVDGRRLVLWSGEMHPFRLPSPSLWRDVLQKMRAHGYNAVSIYVAWNYHSPAPGSYDFTGVRDLDLFLRTAAETGLYVILRPGPYINAEVDGGGFPGWLTATKGTARTDDPTYLGHVDEWLTQVNRIARRHLFTQGSGTVLLYQIENEYDAHAGDATGRAYMSHLYKKVRADGIDVPLFHNDKGRNGYWVPGSFDTGGEKGGWLYGFDGYPSPAHTPPDWGHYGPGGPTGGAGASPSTPGFVPEFGGGWFDPWGGAFFDGKGYAESRRTRDAAYERRFYLTNLANGLTLHNVYMTFGGTSWGWLPAPVVYTSYDYGAAIDEARNVTDKIAPMHQLGHLLQRVPDFAKLDRAADVHAEGLKVYHLTNPDTGAHVYVARNDGTDAVTTELPTDAGRVRITVPGKDARLLTTGLKLGRRTLKYSTAEPMLCLTAGRQDVALFSGRLGDMAELVLKCPVEPNVMRLDPEAAWVFDNDDDLHVNVPLGEGGLTRVLVEKGETETPLVLLFADDATAVRMFPYDTPSGTVLVYGPALLRQAELRGSEVHLTGDVTETTTIEVWGPRGIDTLVWNGRTLPTRVTLSGSLMTTGLLPAAPEVRLPELGGWRMRRENPEAGPGFDDSDWTVADKRTTFSTTPVPEGQPVLFADDYGFHYGDVWYRGSFTGSTGLEEISLAYSTGTQGLLMAWLDGEPLGTHRMPVPDKDTTVRKGSWADTAVFPIRDSLRSPGRHVLSVLVRRMQRDEDGKGLDTHKVARGLTAAAFKGASPEVRWRIQGAAAPDPVRGPMNNGGLYGERQGWHLPGFRDQDWEPVSFPRTARYQGVTWYRTSFRLSVPADVDASVGLTLEDDPYRAYRAQIFLNGWNMGQYINNVGPQHTFVLPNGVLRTRGTNTLALAVLSEFTTLSGPGRVSLTLLGRASGGLPVTPV
- a CDS encoding MAB_1171c family putative transporter, yielding MLDEVSISFWIPTAVLTAALAIKLPSIIKMWRDPMLRAVGGLLLFACAVFVFAAPRTIAWTNRVTGVPNISAPLVYSLLTALCASWLLLIIAWRNGRSDSAQTRRVTRWVVAVYAGVVVALWVLFALADVPVERLRDLDTYYATTPFMREEILLYLVAHTVACSITARLIWNWIRTDGLDAWLRWGLRLLGVGYATNLFFDAAKLTAVVARWTGHDLDWLSTNVAPAGACVSATLVAVGFIVPHVGQYLHERWHVRLRHRALGPLYRLMRTVTGEREPFAPHAPAELRLIRRETFIRDALLQLSRHLDEDLRERSHQAALALGFEPGRARAVAAAVALLDAAGGERPPQAEAAGSPSGPDTTYLLQEIQAVSQALRHPDEITAVRARAAAPAESVRAHE
- a CDS encoding DUF4360 domain-containing protein, which gives rise to MAGGLLLSGAVAALLTTALPAQSSSPVFDNPPPDKIVIDVATVNGSGCPAGTAAVAVSPDNTAFTVTYSSYLAQAGGASDPTDFRKNCQLNLVVHVPQGFTYAVASADYRGFLSLQPGASATQKASYYFQGSSQTVPRSHPFNGPYNDDWQATDSTDWAQLVWAPCGVLRNFNINTELRVNAGTQTPGKVSFMTMDSTDGDISTVYHLAWKQCPSA